In Legionella beliardensis, the following are encoded in one genomic region:
- a CDS encoding phosphoribosyltransferase, which translates to MDKYQDRQAAGKVLAKHLKDYANKTNTIVLALPRGGVPVAYEVASALSLPLDVFIVRKLGVPWHKELAMGAIASGGCKFFNQEVIESLEIAQDDIDKVIQKEEKELQRRELLYRNNQPLPNFYNKTIILVDDGIATGATIRAAIKALKNSKPASIIVSVPVAALSTYKEMTRLVQRVVCPLKPVHFYAVGLWYAHFPQTTDAEVTELLRKANENYLANAS; encoded by the coding sequence ATGGATAAGTATCAAGATCGGCAAGCTGCCGGGAAAGTACTTGCAAAGCATTTAAAAGACTATGCTAATAAAACCAATACTATTGTATTGGCGCTCCCCAGAGGCGGGGTTCCTGTTGCTTATGAAGTAGCAAGTGCTTTAAGTTTACCACTTGATGTTTTTATTGTTAGAAAACTTGGGGTGCCATGGCATAAAGAGCTGGCGATGGGTGCCATTGCGTCTGGTGGGTGTAAGTTTTTTAATCAAGAAGTCATCGAGTCGTTAGAAATAGCGCAAGATGATATCGATAAGGTCATTCAAAAAGAAGAAAAAGAATTGCAACGACGAGAACTGCTTTATCGAAATAATCAACCTTTGCCTAATTTCTATAATAAAACCATTATATTAGTTGATGATGGCATTGCTACGGGCGCGACAATACGCGCAGCCATTAAAGCGTTAAAAAATAGCAAGCCTGCCAGTATTATCGTGTCCGTACCGGTGGCTGCTTTATCAACTTATAAAGAGATGACACGGTTAGTGCAACGGGTTGTATGCCCATTGAAACCAGTGCATTTTTATGCGGTTGGGCTTTGGTATGCGCACTTTCCACAGACCACAGATGCTGAAGTCACTGAATTACTTAGAAAAGCGAATGAAAATTATTTAGCCAATGCTTCGTGA
- the mpl gene encoding UDP-N-acetylmuramate:L-alanyl-gamma-D-glutamyl-meso-diaminopimelate ligase produces the protein MHLHILGISGTFMSALALLARDAGHHVTGCDANCYPPVSDLLQAKGIQWTEGYEDSTQALEADVIIVGNAIKRGMPVLEAILNAGKCYTSGPQWLAENILPRYKVLAVAGTHGKTTTTSMLAHILDQAGLNPGFLIGGVAPNFNTSANLGQGPWFVIEADEYDSAYFDKRPKLMHYRPEVAILNNLEFDHADIYANLEAIQQQFHYYLKTIPNKGVVIKPRDDAALNAVIARGVFSNLEDTALDGKANWRAEILDESGCAFRIWHNQEDIAEVNWPLIGRFNVENGLAAIAASSHVGIEPKVAAQALKTFKPVKRRLEVRANQYDITVYDDFAHHPTAIAKTIQALRQSKRHKRIIVALEFASYTMRSGVHAENMAKALAQVDNAFILSPEQFDLASFAKDWTCTFKILSNTPAIIDAIVQYAKPGDAVVVMSNRGFDNIHQQLITSIANRFATAENFSV, from the coding sequence ATGCATTTACATATTTTAGGAATTAGTGGCACATTTATGAGTGCGTTAGCACTATTAGCACGCGATGCGGGTCATCATGTTACCGGATGCGATGCCAACTGCTACCCACCGGTAAGTGATTTATTACAAGCAAAAGGTATTCAGTGGACTGAAGGGTATGAAGACAGTACACAGGCTTTAGAGGCTGACGTGATCATCGTTGGTAATGCCATTAAACGAGGAATGCCTGTTTTAGAAGCGATATTAAATGCAGGTAAATGTTATACATCAGGCCCGCAATGGCTTGCGGAAAATATTTTACCACGCTACAAGGTGTTAGCCGTTGCAGGCACACATGGCAAGACAACAACAACCTCTATGCTCGCTCATATTTTAGACCAAGCGGGTTTAAATCCTGGTTTTTTAATTGGTGGCGTTGCACCAAATTTTAATACCAGTGCTAATTTAGGCCAAGGACCGTGGTTTGTCATTGAAGCCGATGAATATGACAGCGCTTACTTTGATAAGCGACCAAAACTTATGCACTATCGACCTGAAGTTGCGATTCTTAATAATTTAGAATTTGATCATGCTGATATTTACGCAAATCTAGAGGCTATACAGCAGCAATTTCATTATTATTTAAAAACTATTCCTAATAAAGGTGTGGTCATTAAACCACGGGATGATGCTGCTTTAAATGCAGTGATTGCGCGGGGAGTTTTTTCTAACTTAGAAGACACCGCGTTAGATGGCAAAGCCAATTGGCGAGCTGAAATTTTAGATGAAAGCGGTTGTGCTTTTCGAATTTGGCATAATCAAGAGGACATTGCGGAAGTGAATTGGCCTTTGATTGGCCGATTTAATGTTGAGAATGGGTTGGCTGCAATTGCCGCTAGTAGCCATGTTGGTATTGAACCAAAAGTTGCAGCTCAAGCATTAAAAACCTTTAAACCTGTCAAAAGAAGGCTTGAAGTTAGGGCAAATCAATATGATATTACCGTTTATGATGATTTTGCTCATCATCCTACTGCTATTGCTAAAACAATCCAAGCATTAAGACAGAGTAAGCGTCACAAGCGGATTATCGTAGCATTAGAATTTGCCTCTTATACAATGCGTTCAGGTGTGCATGCCGAAAACATGGCCAAAGCATTAGCACAAGTTGATAATGCCTTTATTTTAAGTCCAGAACAATTCGACTTAGCCAGTTTTGCTAAAGATTGGACATGTACTTTTAAAATTTTATCAAATACGCCAGCAATTATTGATGCAATTGTGCAATATGCCAAGCCAGGAGATGCTGTGGTCGTTATGAGTAACCGTGGCTTTGATAATATTCATCAGCAACTAATTACCAGTATTGCTAATCGGTTTGCAACAGCAGAAAATTTTTCTGTTTAA
- a CDS encoding YhdP family protein, producing the protein MRSHLLPPLLKFFKRCWLIFAILVIALAIMSSLFRVLTPWAKQYKPKLEQRLTMLLGEPVTIQKMETGWFWFEPVIKLKGVTVQSKNTTIYLKKFLVGINLFESLRHWQLQPGILYIDDLNLTLRQIDKQWQIDGLTNINKNNTNLAYEPVLSWVLAQQKIVINNLNLQVYLKDETRLPLRRFNLKITNHSGKYTVTGNAYLAQTPLTSFRLLADMTLNPYKLNEAKGRLFFAAKHLQLTQWDTFLPSSRMQINDGKANLLLWLDWQAGHINQMQANVELNKLAWQDKVTKIDQHLPYLFANLAWHPTEAGWQLAGNNMRMQLGDIKWPKNEFLLNYNQSGKTLDLYVKNLILESLLPTISNWPEQFNPILAVMPQGLLQDVRLTLKDKNPTRLLTKFSRLSWLAQKKLPGMQNLSGALYWQPNEGRLELNSYASPHLNFLTKPSVAFDVLAGSLNWQVLAKGVQINLHRLTLIRPDLKVNAEGSIQDVSAKSAGQIDLTAQILGNNAEQWLTYLPKKYLKPKLDVWLKHDVKRIKQVVAKIAIHGRAADFPFDKQPGEFTIRSYLQGVDLSFAPNWPLVKDINGYLNLNKRLLDATLEQATTKGFKISHTNLRVPDIGLDKETLLLRTQINTTTSKALDYVHSSPLAKKLSALNILKMKGDLDLSLQLEVPFYSAPGHDHILALGDLVFKNNQVLVNHIINDVQLDHLAGSLQFDEQGILSSNLKAATMDCPVNLVIQSVRYPKPYTEVKITATTTSQVLRNKFNLPWLSLLDGEVGLEGILTITNDPDDLDHLQIKTSLAGMAINLPPPLGKTFSALAPLTIDVNFNPKKAVRLRIAYNELVNSDLWFSWLNGKFQLERGEIRLGNGQALWQEKPGLQVVGTLSNFNLQRWQDALAKIPFNKTSSSAIPLRVVDILLKQAKIGSQSYPNLNLKATKIHDKEWLVDIKQKQIAAKLHYQEDCHRLSGHVAKLILANGPTPSSLNKPSALNIKDIPNLDLTIEQLQFNTLDLGKAVIKTTTKPNKLQLDSFKLSALGYDMQAKGEWRQKENESSTFLQGTMEINDLAKALQRLKISPALEAHRGNIQFTGQWPGGFHDFSLKQFAGDLHLLFKDGRITNLSPETEEKLGMGKLLSILSLQTIPRRLKLDFSDLAQHGYSFDEYNGAFKVNHGLVTTQHSYIDGPVAYASMKGNLDVVNQRYNLDLEITPHITASLPIVATIAGGPVIGFATWIASTIINHGMQKISGYTYKISGPWKKPLVQQVNIIKKVNLAYKKLNKNNL; encoded by the coding sequence ATGCGTTCACACCTGTTACCACCTTTGCTTAAGTTTTTCAAACGCTGTTGGCTGATTTTTGCGATCTTAGTTATTGCTTTAGCAATTATGTCTAGTCTATTTCGGGTACTAACTCCCTGGGCTAAACAATACAAACCTAAGCTTGAGCAGCGCTTAACAATGCTCCTAGGTGAGCCGGTTACCATTCAAAAGATGGAAACAGGTTGGTTTTGGTTTGAACCGGTTATTAAGCTAAAAGGCGTTACAGTTCAAAGCAAAAACACCACGATTTATTTAAAAAAATTCCTAGTAGGCATTAATCTTTTTGAGTCGCTCCGGCATTGGCAACTACAACCTGGAATTTTGTATATTGATGATCTCAATTTAACGTTGCGTCAGATAGATAAGCAATGGCAAATAGATGGCTTAACTAATATCAATAAAAATAATACTAATCTTGCTTATGAGCCTGTCTTGTCGTGGGTTTTAGCACAACAGAAAATTGTGATTAACAACCTTAACCTGCAAGTGTATTTAAAGGATGAAACACGCTTACCATTAAGACGTTTTAATTTAAAAATAACCAATCATTCGGGAAAATATACGGTGACAGGCAATGCCTATCTTGCCCAAACCCCGCTGACATCATTTCGATTATTAGCAGATATGACGCTTAATCCCTATAAATTAAATGAAGCAAAAGGTCGGTTATTTTTTGCTGCAAAGCACCTGCAACTCACGCAATGGGATACCTTTTTACCATCATCACGTATGCAAATAAACGATGGAAAAGCAAATCTTTTACTATGGCTGGATTGGCAAGCAGGCCATATAAATCAAATGCAAGCGAACGTTGAGCTTAATAAATTAGCTTGGCAGGATAAAGTAACAAAAATAGACCAGCACTTACCTTACCTATTTGCTAACTTAGCTTGGCATCCAACCGAGGCAGGGTGGCAGTTAGCTGGCAATAATATGAGAATGCAATTAGGTGATATTAAATGGCCTAAGAATGAATTTCTGCTTAATTATAATCAAAGTGGTAAAACGCTCGATCTTTATGTTAAAAATCTTATTTTAGAATCCTTGCTACCAACCATTTCGAATTGGCCAGAGCAATTTAATCCAATTTTAGCGGTTATGCCACAAGGTTTGCTGCAAGATGTGCGGCTTACTCTAAAAGATAAGAATCCTACACGCTTATTAACTAAATTTAGTCGCCTAAGCTGGTTAGCACAGAAAAAATTGCCGGGTATGCAAAATTTATCAGGTGCATTGTACTGGCAGCCTAATGAAGGCCGTTTAGAGTTAAATAGCTATGCATCTCCTCATTTAAACTTTCTCACTAAACCTTCTGTCGCATTTGATGTGCTGGCAGGTTCTCTTAATTGGCAAGTACTCGCTAAAGGCGTGCAAATTAATCTTCATCGCTTGACGCTTATCCGACCAGATTTAAAAGTTAATGCAGAGGGAAGTATTCAAGATGTTTCTGCAAAATCTGCAGGCCAAATTGATTTGACTGCCCAAATATTAGGGAATAATGCCGAGCAGTGGCTTACCTATTTACCTAAAAAATACCTAAAGCCTAAGTTAGATGTATGGCTTAAGCACGATGTAAAACGGATTAAACAAGTTGTTGCAAAAATTGCTATTCATGGCCGCGCTGCAGATTTTCCTTTTGATAAGCAGCCAGGCGAATTTACTATTAGAAGCTATTTGCAGGGGGTTGATTTAAGTTTTGCGCCAAATTGGCCCTTAGTCAAAGATATTAATGGTTATTTAAATTTAAACAAACGCCTGCTGGATGCAACGCTTGAGCAAGCAACGACAAAGGGTTTTAAGATTAGTCATACTAACTTACGTGTGCCTGATATAGGTTTGGACAAAGAAACTTTATTGTTACGAACACAAATCAATACGACTACTAGTAAGGCACTAGACTACGTTCATTCATCGCCATTGGCTAAAAAATTATCTGCTTTAAACATATTAAAGATGAAGGGCGATTTAGATTTAAGCCTGCAATTAGAAGTCCCTTTTTATAGTGCTCCTGGACATGATCATATTTTAGCCTTAGGTGATCTTGTCTTTAAAAATAATCAAGTTTTAGTCAATCATATCATTAATGATGTGCAATTAGATCACTTAGCTGGTTCGTTGCAATTTGATGAACAAGGTATTTTAAGCAGTAACCTTAAAGCAGCCACCATGGATTGCCCAGTTAATTTAGTGATTCAATCGGTGCGTTACCCTAAGCCGTACACAGAAGTAAAAATTACTGCAACTACAACAAGCCAAGTATTGCGTAATAAATTTAATTTACCTTGGCTTTCTTTATTAGATGGTGAGGTAGGATTGGAAGGCATTTTAACTATAACAAACGATCCTGATGATTTAGATCATTTACAAATCAAAACCTCTCTAGCTGGCATGGCAATTAATCTACCGCCTCCTCTTGGAAAAACCTTCTCTGCGCTGGCGCCATTGACCATTGATGTTAATTTCAATCCTAAAAAAGCAGTGCGCTTACGTATTGCTTATAATGAGCTAGTCAATAGTGATTTATGGTTTTCTTGGTTAAATGGCAAGTTTCAACTAGAAAGGGGCGAGATACGCCTTGGTAATGGTCAAGCGTTATGGCAGGAAAAGCCGGGTTTACAAGTGGTAGGTACACTGTCTAATTTTAACTTACAACGTTGGCAGGATGCATTAGCAAAAATACCTTTTAATAAAACTAGCTCAAGTGCTATCCCGCTTCGTGTGGTCGATATTTTGTTAAAACAGGCCAAAATAGGTAGCCAAAGCTATCCTAATTTAAACTTAAAGGCCACAAAAATTCATGACAAGGAGTGGTTAGTTGATATAAAACAAAAACAAATAGCTGCTAAATTGCATTATCAAGAAGACTGCCATCGTTTAAGTGGCCACGTTGCTAAGCTAATTCTTGCTAATGGGCCAACGCCAAGTAGCCTAAATAAACCTTCTGCTTTAAACATTAAGGATATACCTAATTTAGATTTAACGATTGAGCAATTACAATTTAATACCTTAGATTTAGGTAAAGCAGTGATTAAGACGACCACTAAGCCTAATAAGCTACAACTAGATTCCTTTAAATTAAGCGCATTAGGCTATGATATGCAAGCCAAGGGAGAATGGCGTCAAAAAGAAAACGAAAGTAGCACGTTTTTGCAAGGTACTATGGAAATTAATGATTTAGCTAAAGCTTTGCAGCGCTTGAAGATTAGTCCAGCGTTAGAAGCTCATCGCGGTAATATTCAATTTACAGGCCAATGGCCTGGAGGCTTCCACGATTTTTCTTTAAAACAATTTGCAGGTGATTTACATCTTCTTTTTAAGGATGGTCGTATTACTAATTTAAGCCCCGAAACGGAAGAAAAACTAGGCATGGGTAAATTACTTAGTATATTAAGCCTGCAAACTATACCTCGTCGCCTCAAACTTGATTTTAGTGATTTAGCGCAACATGGTTATAGTTTTGATGAGTATAATGGCGCATTTAAAGTTAATCACGGTCTTGTCACGACCCAGCACAGCTATATTGATGGCCCGGTAGCTTATGCAAGCATGAAAGGCAATCTAGATGTTGTTAATCAACGTTATAATTTAGATTTAGAAATTACGCCTCATATTACAGCAAGCCTACCTATTGTTGCTACAATCGCTGGTGGACCTGTAATTGGGTTTGCTACTTGGATAGCAAGTACAATTATTAACCATGGCATGCAGAAAATAAGTGGCTATACTTATAAAATTTCTGGCCCATGGAAAAAACCCCTTGTGCAACAGGTAAATATAATTAAAAAAGTAAACCTTGCGTATAAAAAATTAAATAAAAACAATTTATGA
- a CDS encoding sigma-54-dependent transcriptional regulator — translation MSGVLIVEDDPVLREALAETMNLAGHSYLAAKDGKEALAMLETYSPAIVLTDIRMDKIDGQELLTEIQRRVPGMPVILMTAYGSVEDAVKAMRHGAVDYLEKPFSANVLTEKIKTYVRPESTDNEDEPIAKDPKSQALLSMALRVAQSDVGVMITGESGTGKEVLAHFIHDHSARHRQPFIAINCAAIPEQMLEATLFGYEKGAFTGAYKSTPGKFEQAQGGTLLLDEVSEMSLSLQAKLLRVIQEKEVERIGANKLIHLDVRVLATSNRQLLEEVQLGRFREDLYYRLNIFPLHWLPLRERICDIIPLADYLIRRFCKGNALRVPVLSEEAIQALLHYPWPGNARELDNVIQRALVLQTSGIIEPVHLQLPAVETERALSINMAMKNLQEHEFDMIIRTLEAHGGNRQQVAAALGVSERTLRYKLAKMREGGYVV, via the coding sequence ATGAGTGGCGTATTAATCGTAGAAGATGATCCGGTGTTGCGTGAAGCGCTTGCTGAAACCATGAATTTAGCAGGGCACTCATATTTAGCTGCAAAAGATGGCAAAGAAGCATTGGCAATGCTAGAAACCTATAGCCCAGCAATTGTATTAACTGATATACGTATGGATAAAATTGATGGTCAAGAGCTTTTAACTGAGATTCAACGCCGAGTTCCTGGTATGCCAGTTATCCTGATGACTGCCTATGGTTCCGTAGAAGATGCTGTCAAAGCCATGAGACATGGCGCCGTAGATTATTTAGAAAAGCCGTTTAGCGCAAATGTATTAACTGAAAAAATCAAGACATACGTAAGGCCTGAATCTACAGATAATGAGGATGAGCCCATTGCTAAAGATCCTAAAAGCCAAGCCTTATTATCAATGGCGTTACGCGTTGCGCAATCTGATGTTGGTGTGATGATTACAGGTGAAAGTGGAACGGGTAAAGAGGTTCTCGCTCATTTTATTCATGATCACTCTGCACGCCACAGGCAGCCTTTTATTGCTATTAATTGTGCCGCTATTCCTGAACAGATGCTTGAAGCCACCTTGTTTGGTTATGAAAAAGGAGCCTTCACTGGTGCTTATAAATCCACACCTGGAAAATTTGAGCAAGCACAAGGCGGTACACTGTTGTTAGATGAAGTCAGTGAAATGAGCTTAAGCTTGCAAGCTAAATTGCTGCGTGTTATCCAAGAAAAAGAAGTAGAGCGTATTGGTGCAAATAAGCTCATCCATTTAGATGTGCGCGTGCTTGCTACTAGCAATAGACAATTACTGGAAGAAGTGCAATTAGGGCGTTTTAGGGAAGATTTATATTATCGCCTAAATATTTTTCCACTACATTGGCTGCCTTTGAGAGAAAGAATATGTGATATCATACCTTTGGCAGATTATCTGATTCGTCGTTTTTGTAAAGGAAATGCCTTAAGAGTTCCTGTATTAAGCGAAGAAGCAATTCAGGCGCTGTTGCATTACCCTTGGCCAGGGAACGCACGCGAATTAGATAATGTCATCCAAAGAGCATTAGTGTTACAAACAAGTGGTATCATTGAGCCAGTTCATTTGCAGTTGCCAGCGGTAGAAACAGAGCGAGCGTTATCTATCAATATGGCTATGAAAAATTTACAAGAGCATGAGTTTGATATGATAATTCGTACTTTAGAAGCCCATGGAGGAAATCGTCAGCAAGTCGCTGCGGCATTAGGGGTAAGCGAACGGACATTACGTTATAAATTAGCAAAAATGCGTGAGGGAGGTTATGTCGTTTAA
- a CDS encoding sensor histidine kinase — MTSTFSNKDFNYLEISALSYDICERLPCGLVVINAQGRVAWANKVAQGLLGNDLKDSVWLDIIKRSFAPKEDDGYEISLVDGRRISVAISSLDSLPGELVTLTDLTTTRQYEQEKAEYGRFLALGRMTAQLAHQIRTPLSSAMLYTEHLTNPTVTQERMAKWIMRIQECHTSIEKQIQDLLLFARGETIELVAVNVLDWGKELEKRIHSLALPSSVQLTINNQLLSGTYYLHTESLIGAVLNLITNAIQAKASCIELMLSYTGSNLIICVRDNGCGMTESVKVQAFSPFFTTKAKGTGLGLAVVKAVVKAHHGEITLDSSPGQGCCIKIKLSQ, encoded by the coding sequence ATGACCTCTACATTTAGCAATAAGGATTTCAATTACTTAGAAATAAGCGCTCTGTCTTATGACATATGCGAGCGCCTTCCTTGTGGTTTAGTGGTAATTAATGCGCAAGGCAGAGTGGCTTGGGCGAATAAGGTTGCTCAAGGTTTACTGGGAAATGATTTAAAAGACTCTGTATGGCTTGATATTATTAAACGTTCATTTGCACCTAAGGAAGATGATGGCTATGAAATCTCCTTAGTAGATGGCCGTCGAATTAGTGTTGCCATTTCTTCATTAGATAGCCTGCCAGGTGAGTTAGTTACCCTAACTGATTTAACCACCACAAGACAGTATGAACAAGAAAAGGCTGAATACGGACGATTTTTAGCATTAGGTAGAATGACCGCCCAACTTGCGCACCAAATACGTACACCATTGTCTTCCGCGATGCTGTATACAGAGCATCTAACAAATCCTACAGTAACTCAGGAGCGCATGGCTAAGTGGATCATGCGTATTCAAGAATGTCATACCAGCATCGAAAAGCAGATTCAGGATTTATTGCTTTTTGCGCGCGGAGAGACGATTGAGCTTGTGGCAGTAAATGTTTTGGATTGGGGAAAAGAGCTAGAAAAACGAATTCATTCTTTAGCCCTGCCTTCATCAGTGCAACTAACCATTAACAATCAGCTTTTATCAGGTACCTATTATCTTCATACCGAATCATTAATAGGCGCTGTTTTAAATTTGATTACGAATGCAATACAAGCGAAAGCAAGTTGCATTGAGCTTATGCTTAGTTATACTGGAAGCAACCTTATCATTTGTGTTAGAGATAATGGCTGTGGCATGACCGAATCAGTCAAAGTTCAGGCCTTTTCTCCTTTTTTTACAACCAAAGCAAAAGGAACGGGTTTAGGGCTTGCTGTTGTTAAAGCGGTAGTAAAGGCCCATCATGGCGAAATAACGCTTGATTCTTCTCCTGGTCAGGGGTGTTGTATAAAAATAAAACTTTCACAATAG
- a CDS encoding replication-associated recombination protein A, with protein sequence MEPVSPLAEQLRPKHWDEVIGQTHLLGPGKPLRLAFTSGKPHSMIFWGPPGVGKTTLARLSANAFDCEWIAISAVLAGVKEIRAAIEQAQANLENQRQTLLFIDEIHRFNKSQQDALLPYTESGLLTFIGATTENPSFEVNSALLSRAQVYVLKSLTEEELGLLLERAQQRVFPYLNFEQSAIDFIVNYADGDARRLLNLLEQIANAANVKGITQLSLKFLQNVIVASGRRFDKGGENFYDQISALHKSVRGSHPDAALYWLTRMLDGGVDARYLARRIIRMAWEDIGLADPRAMQLANDAALTYERLGSPEGELALAQAVIYLALAPKSNAGYLAFNQARDFVKKDKSREVPHHLRNAPTKLMDKLGYGHHYRYAHDEPFGYAAGETYLPAGLSNLNWYQPVARGLEIKLSEKMTFLKSLDAEYKQKKPDSKK encoded by the coding sequence ATGGAGCCCGTCTCGCCATTAGCCGAGCAGTTACGGCCTAAACATTGGGATGAAGTGATAGGCCAAACTCATTTATTAGGCCCAGGTAAGCCACTGCGTTTAGCTTTTACTTCAGGTAAACCTCACTCTATGATATTTTGGGGGCCGCCAGGGGTTGGTAAAACGACCTTGGCGAGATTAAGTGCAAACGCATTTGATTGTGAGTGGATAGCGATTTCTGCTGTATTGGCTGGTGTTAAAGAGATTCGGGCAGCTATCGAACAAGCGCAAGCTAATTTGGAAAATCAGCGCCAAACGTTGCTTTTTATAGATGAAATTCATCGCTTTAATAAATCACAACAGGATGCATTATTACCCTATACTGAGTCTGGTTTGTTGACGTTCATTGGAGCAACTACGGAAAACCCCTCATTTGAAGTTAATTCAGCATTATTATCAAGAGCACAAGTTTATGTGCTTAAGTCGCTCACTGAAGAAGAGCTTGGGCTATTATTAGAACGTGCTCAGCAACGAGTCTTTCCTTATCTAAATTTTGAACAGTCGGCGATTGATTTTATAGTGAATTATGCTGATGGGGATGCCAGGCGTTTACTTAATCTTTTAGAGCAAATTGCTAATGCAGCAAATGTTAAAGGTATTACGCAATTATCACTTAAGTTTTTACAAAATGTTATCGTAGCAAGCGGCCGTCGTTTTGATAAAGGCGGTGAGAATTTTTATGATCAAATTTCTGCTCTTCATAAATCAGTCCGCGGTTCTCATCCTGATGCAGCTTTATATTGGTTAACTCGCATGCTTGATGGCGGTGTGGATGCCCGTTATCTGGCTAGAAGAATTATTAGGATGGCTTGGGAAGACATAGGCCTTGCTGACCCACGCGCCATGCAACTTGCTAACGATGCCGCTTTGACCTACGAACGCCTAGGCTCGCCGGAAGGAGAGCTTGCTTTAGCACAAGCGGTTATTTATCTGGCTTTAGCGCCCAAAAGCAATGCCGGTTATCTCGCATTTAATCAAGCCAGGGATTTTGTTAAAAAAGATAAGTCTCGTGAAGTTCCCCATCATTTGCGTAATGCACCGACTAAATTAATGGATAAACTTGGGTATGGGCATCATTACCGTTATGCCCATGATGAGCCTTTTGGTTATGCAGCTGGCGAAACCTATTTACCAGCTGGACTCAGTAATCTTAACTGGTATCAACCTGTTGCTAGAGGTTTAGAAATAAAACTTAGTGAAAAAATGACTTTTTTAAAGTCATTGGATGCGGAATATAAACAAAAAAAACCGGATTCGAAAAAATAA
- the lolA gene encoding outer membrane lipoprotein chaperone LolA — translation MRKLLTLLLIICIPSVWADTPAAEVQAKLNAIHSMSANFDQIVTAGKREVSQTSGKMALVRPGRFRWETKSPLEQLVVADSKQLWVYDIDLEQVTVKKQEQGLGGTPGLFLSGYDNTVTRDFDVTAKDKDGVRTYILKAKSPKENFQTVHLTFNKDALSLIEFFDQLGQHTIVKLKNIKTNPSLATKLFQFKPPKGVDVVEQ, via the coding sequence ATGAGAAAATTACTTACATTACTATTAATCATTTGCATACCCAGTGTTTGGGCTGATACACCCGCTGCAGAAGTGCAAGCCAAGCTCAACGCTATCCACAGTATGAGTGCAAATTTCGATCAAATTGTCACTGCTGGTAAACGAGAAGTATCCCAAACCTCAGGAAAAATGGCACTTGTTAGACCTGGGCGTTTTCGTTGGGAAACCAAAAGCCCATTAGAACAACTGGTTGTTGCAGATAGTAAGCAATTATGGGTATATGATATTGATTTAGAGCAAGTCACTGTTAAAAAGCAGGAACAAGGCTTAGGTGGCACGCCAGGACTTTTTTTAAGCGGTTATGATAATACCGTAACTCGAGACTTTGATGTTACCGCTAAAGATAAAGATGGTGTACGAACTTATATTTTAAAAGCAAAGTCTCCGAAAGAAAATTTTCAAACAGTCCATTTAACCTTTAATAAGGACGCGCTCAGTTTAATTGAATTTTTCGATCAGCTAGGCCAGCACACCATCGTCAAATTAAAAAATATAAAAACAAACCCTTCTTTAGCGACGAAATTGTTTCAATTTAAGCCACCTAAAGGCGTGGATGTGGTTGAACAGTAG